ggagttgaaaaaatatatagctcaagagggctaataattttgtccttaaaaatgctttttaaaaaattacaaactgcttttatcctagctgaaataaaattaagactttctccagaagaaaaaatattatcagacatgctgtcaaaatgtccttgctctgttaaacatcatttaagaaatatttaaaaatatataattaattcaaagggggctaataattctgacttcaactgtaggtgcaaagaatagtgtcaaacagccatgtgtgtagactatcctgtcgcaaaatgtggcgaaaatcctacatgatggtaatagtttgattaaggtgttgacatgtctgtactgcacgtcaataatgccactaaaagtGACATCCCCCTCATTCAATTTCTGTGTAGTTCGATTGTGACCTTAATCGGATGTAATTAATCAAAAAagactgtttacatggtagactctaaatcagagtattgtcttaatcgtactACTCATTAAGTTTATGCTCACACAAGTACACAAAGATGTACCTATACACACAAAGTCTTTATGTGGAAATCAttgaataaattcattcatttgaatcattttgattaagattataataattataaaataattatctaAGGGCGacacgatggcacagtgggtagcgctctcgcctcacagcaagaaggtcgctggttcaagcctcagctgggtcagttggcgtttctgtgtggaatttgcatgttctccccgtactcgcgtgggtttccccacaagtccaaagacatgcgctataggtgaattgggtaagctaaattgtccgtagtaaatgtgtgtgtatgggtgtttgccagtgatgggttgcagctggatgagcatctgctgcgtaaaacatatactggataagttggcggttcatttctctgtggtgacccctgattaataaaggaactaagccgaaaaggaaatgaatgaatgattatctaAAATATTCAAAAGTAATTTCTTTTATGGTAGCTAAGTTTCTAATCTCTTCTCATCGATTGTcccaaaccatatttttcccCAGAGTCGCATAAAAAAGAACGAATATTTTGACAAAAACAGTACTTGTATGATGAGCTGGCCTAATAAAATGTAGCAATAAcactattttattcatattatttctaCTAATACATTAGTAGATTTGAGAACACAGACCAGAAAGAATGAATTAAACAAAACGATCTACTGTAAAACATATTTGTGTCTTATTTCATCTTAGGATGAAAAAATGAGAAAAGCAACCaacagtaatttataataattacaattatttactcatttgttaTTAGACTAGAATAAACTCTTGTCATCTGTGTTGTAATGTTTGTTGATGGGTTTTTGTTTTCTGAATTATAGAATTACCAAGGCATCCTTCACATCACAGTGATTCATATCAGCGACAACATGTGGTATGTGTGCATATTAAACTGTCCACAAATACATGGACACTACTGTTTCAAAGTCCTGAAAgtgttaaataattttataagttGTTAATTGTGTAATTAATTAAGTGTAAATCCGTTCATTGCTTATCTATATATCAAACTCCATTCTCAAACTGTTACATTTCCACAAACTGACCTCATGTTGTGAATCTTTGTAAAGAATCACTGTAAAATGAATGTTTGGGAGTTATGTTGGACTTACAAGACTACATACTAATTCCTCGAAATTAGAGTTTCAGTAGAGTAgctccccttttaaaaaagcagccaatagaATTTTGTTgcatcaccgctctgccagtgagagtggttaagctcaagcgcatcaaattaaaagcaaatgagaaatgTCTTAAAGAGGGCAGGGCGTCAGACactagagaacatttgattggtcaagatttgatgagaaactgatcTATGAAGCGACATTGAATAAAAGTTGAAACCATATAGGCGGAAGAGACAAACTGCAACGTTTAcatgtttatatgttttatatcttctaaacgtgaattttgtcattgttttgtaccacactagcttacagatattaaagactaacatctaaaaacattattttaatttcactggacctttgAAGTTTTTGATCCACTTTCAAAAGTACATTTGAAGATATTAGTTGTGTAAGTCCATCTTTTTCCTCAACAGATTTTGAACTTGTTTTTCCCCAAACAACTAAAGAAGCAAAGGTTTCTCTGGGCTCCGAATTAACTATTTTTTGTTACTCGTCTCCTGAAATCTGTGCCACTGCCATGCAGATCAGATGGTTTAAGGTGACTGACTGTGTTTGTGTCTACAAGAACACACAAATTATTAAGGGCAGAGGTTATAAAGACAGAGTTAGTCTCGACACTGGTGAGCTGGAGAGAGGAAATGTATCTGTACATCTGAGAAACTTCAGTATTTCAGATGTTGGAGATTATCACTGTCAGGTCAGCAGTGGAGGCAGAACACAACACATTAATGTAGGAGGTGAGCATTCTCTACTATACCAAATCTGTTATCTTTTGCTAGAACAAGGTAAACCAATCGTTTTTGTGTAGACGGCTGGGTTTCATTGTTCTTCTAATAGAAGTCCTATTCTAAGGTTATTATTGATCTACTTGATTGTTAGTAATTAGTTCATAATTAGTTagtaattagattaaaaaaattcctACAATCCTTTTTACGCATGAGTTGTACTATTAGTGAGGATAAAATTTTGCACCCCCTACTGCAGCACTGCGTTGCCtaagtgtcattttaaattcaataaaatattgtaagTATATTATATCAAATCTAGTTAATACTAGTATATTACAAATCATGTAAAACTGactgaatattctgtcataatttaatcATAATTCACTTGTCACaagcctgtttgactttctttattctgttgaacacaaaagaagttattgtttaaaaatgctgGTCCAATAggttgaaaacttgtaaccatatACTATGgcttccagttttttttttttttttttttttactatagaagtcaatggttacgcaattaattttattttttaaaaacttatttagtgtttaacaaaataaagaaaccacttgagggtgagtaaatggtgaataagACTAAatctagggatgtccagatttgTTCATGTGATCGGAAATTAGGCCCGATCATGCGGTTTTATAGTCGAtcggaatcggatgttacctcctGATCAAGACTcgaatatatatttatgtatatataattattatatatgtgttattttttaacacatctatagttatgtggtggcacaaagttagacctctttcttgacacagaaacagcaacgtgtgcagcatgacatcactttgtttcAGACACACTactggttaaatgccggcaaagtagaacacggaagcagcttgaagcggaaagtgcgagtatgtctgcggtctggatgtattataaagttgatgatgacaacattgccatagcataCTGTGAGATATGTCAACATGGaattgcctgctgggtgttttaagttgaggtgatatttgcttttatattagattattttatatttactattgcactaaagtccaaaagtgaagagctgatgttatttattacttgattgttcaagttaCCTCATgcaagtgctctgtttgttattagtgttgttgaatgttaaaataatgtgaattaaataaaaaaataaggaacatcctggatctgtttctttgctcttttttatttttatgtattacagAAGTATGGGATTgggtttcggtattggtagataTTCAAAATCAAATTACTCTGACTCGAGGCCAAAAAAACccgatcaggacatccctaattaAATCTTTGGGTGAACCATCATGTTTTTAATACCATGTTTTTAGATCTTTTACTTCAGTGTGACTATTTCATTCACCTTACAGACAGACAAAATATGGACCGAAGAAGAGACCAATAAAATGGATGAATCTGCTCTAATGGCAGGTGAGTGTGGAATTTCCCAATGCTCAAGTAGAAAAACACTATCTCTATCTGACAAGACAAATGACTGTTAATAAGTGAAAATAACAAATGATAAatgatttgttgttattttctttttcagagaTAAATGTTAACAACGTACAAGAGCTTTACCGGAAATTGATAAGGGCTTACAATAAAAGAAACTGAACAAGAGTTGAGAGAGACCAGGATGGCTTAATATTTAACCTTCATGATCAGGTTTTACACAGAGACAGCCAAAATCCTTTTAAACAACTTAGAAACGGTGTTGTCTATTGCGTTTTTTGGAGAACTTGTTAAATGCATGTTAATTTGATGCTAATTGATGTTGTCTTGTCATTATGTGATGATGATTATTTAACTTTGACACAAAACTGTGtgagaatatttacaaaaattatgCAACATAGGGCTTAAATCAAGTAAGATCAAAATTGTACTATAAAATGCACTAGTAAAAAATGGTTTACACCATCATGTTTGTGATGGTGGTTGTGGTTAATCAACTatcacagtgtttcccaaccctattcctgaaggcacaccaacagtacacattttcaatctctccctattcaaatacacctaaatcaaatcatcagaacattagaagagacttgaaaacctgaaatgaatggttcagataagggagataaccaaaagatgtactgttggtgtgccttcaggaacagggttgggaaacactgaactacCATATTACTGTAGATTAAATGCAATCATTACTGTCAATTTTCACAATACTGTCTTTACAACTGCTAAGAGAAAGAAGACTCTGTTTAGCTACAGCTATGATTGAGTGTGCATAATTTGTCAATATTAGAACAAAAGTCAATATTAGGAGATGCAATGTGATTTGGCTCAGATGGCAAGCCTATGAACAGCCAACAGAATTTTTTTAGCACTCTTTAGTCTACAGAAATTGTGATTTACTGCTTTATATGTTGGTCAAATGACTGCTTTACTTGTTGATCAGAATGCCATAAGTAAAATGTTAGGCTACTCAGGACTGCTACCCATATGAACTGTAAAGTACATCTGAGATACCGTTCCACTTCCCACCCATATGCATCATCTCCCTTCTAGATTAGTGTGATTTTACCAAGTAGCACAGATTTAAGGGATAAGTCTACAGTTTATATGACTGTAAATTTAGGCTTAAGGTTAGGTTTGTGTGCTTCTGCATCATTGTTATCCAGGCCCGGTTCTTGCCAATCACAAAAGGGTGGGCTGACAGAAATCCCGGGGGTACATTTTTGGGGGTAGCGTTGGgagtaaaaaaaatgtgtataaacagtgtgtaaaagtgtaaaattcatgtaattaaataatgaaatagcaAAAATGCTGTAATAATGTTCTTGTTTAaagttgtatattatattatcaatataagcacaaatatggttttaataaagAGTTAGTTTTAAATTCAGTCAACATTCGAATGGATAATGACTGGACTAGAGGTATAGTGATTAGGTGGATTATTTTTTTGAACAGGAATGATGTTTCAGGATCAAAATAATCCAGGATCCAGGTTAAACTCACCTGCCAGAAGAAAAGATTCCTTCATATTGTTTCTCACCATGTTTTGTGCATCTGTGGAAATTAAGAAAATCACATAAAAATTAGTTTATTTGATTGTGCACattgattaaattaaacaaaaacagccTCTGAAGGATCTGTTGATTAG
This Danio aesculapii chromosome 5, fDanAes4.1, whole genome shotgun sequence DNA region includes the following protein-coding sequences:
- the LOC130228337 gene encoding uncharacterized protein LOC130228337 — translated: IVSNNTAQLTCDLFPSFFSLTDDFQLVIPEKGERVKINHGPALVVSCHLSPTISAADMDITWYSETSVVCAYKNREMTQGVGYEERANLFIHDLMRGNVSLRVANFTESDLGVYMCQVTSQNKTQQITVNVAEEGKHFITPLRILCTFEDISCVSPSFSSTDFELVFPQTTKEAKVSLGSELTIFCYSSPEICATAMQIRWFKVTDCVCVYKNTQIIKGRGYKDRVSLDTGELERGNVSVHLRNFSISDVGDYHCQVSSGGRTQHINVGGEHSLLYQICYLLLEQEIFYFSVTISFTLQTDKIWTEEETNKMDESALMAEINVNNVQELYRKLIRAYNKRN